CATCGCCATGGCGGGCACGGGTTTCACCCAGTCTGCCGAATACACCACCTTTGTACCGCCGATGAGCCGGGGCGTGCTGGCCTTTGGGGTCACCCTGTCGGCCTTTGTGCTCTCGGGCAGTTTCCTGCTCAGCGGCGCCACCTTTGCCACCCGGCTGAGCGGGGAGGGAACGGCACAGACCGGGCAGGCTGACGTGCAGCCGCCTGTGGCTGAAGAAATCGATCCGGCGGCGACCGGGCCAGAAGCGGAGGTCGCCGAGATCTCGCAGGAGGCGCGTATACCTTATGAATCCGATGCGCGCACCCATTTCATCAGCCCGGACAGCGTGTCGGCCATCCGCGCCGAAGGTCACTACACCGTGCTCTACAGCGGCGAGGCGAAGCTATTCTGTCCCTGGTCAATCTCAGAGGCCGAGACCCGCACCGCCACCGGCAGTTTCATCCGCACCCACCGCAGCTATCTGGTGAATCTGGCGCATGTCACCAGTTTCGAGCGCAAGAAGGACAATGGCGTGTGTTACTTCGATGAAACCCCTGCGCTGCCCAAGGTGCCTGTCAGCCGCTCCCGCCTGAGCGAGGTGCGGGCAAAGCTGGGCATGTAGCGGAGGGCAGGGCAGGGCGCCTGCGGTTCTGCCTGCATCCTCCAGCCCCCTCCAATCCCCGGACGGGTCTGACGGCTTTTAAGTGGCCGACTTTTGGGCCCGGAACCATTGGGCGTCACAGCGCAGCCCAACACCTCCCTATCTGACACTCCCGAATGGGCCGTGACGGGGCTCTGCTCATTGTGCCGGACATCTGCGATTTGCCGCCGCGACTCGTGCTGCATGTTCTGGTTGTGCCTGGCGGCGAAACTCCCTGTCTGACGGAGCTTTCGCAACTCGTGCAGCCCATTCGCATTTCGTGAACGCAACCTCGGCGGTCGTTCCCGCAGCCTCGCCCCGGGGCGGCAGCGGCGCCTTTACTATCCGCAATCCGGAATTCAGGGAGGAAACGGATGATACCTTCAGAGTTTGAATACCACCGGCCCGGCAGTATCGACGCGGCCCTGGCGGTATTGCAGGAACACGGCGACGATGCCCGTGTCATGGCAGGCGGGCACAGCCTGATCCCGATGATGAAACTGCGCATGGCGGATGTGCCGCATCTGATCGACCTGCAATCCATCGCCGAGCTGAAAGGCATCGCGGTGGATGGTGGAACCGTAACAATCGGAGCAATGACCACCCAGCACGAGCTGATCACCAATGATGATCTGGTTAGAGCAGCCCCGATCATGCGGGAGGCGGCCCTGCTGATCGCCGATCCCCAAGTGCGCTATGTGGGTACCATCGGCGGCAATGTGGCCAATGGCGATCCCGGCAACGACATGCCGGGGCTGATGCAGTGCCTAGATGCCACCTTCACCCTGCAGGGGCCGGATGGCACCCGCGAGGTACAGGCGCGTGACTTCTATGAGGCGGCCTATATGACCGACCGCGAGGATGACGAGATCCTGACCGAGATCTCCTTTGCCGTGCCAAAGGGCGGGCAGGCCTATGAAAAGCAAAAGCGAAAGATCGGCGACTACGCCACGGCAGCGGCGGCTGTGATCCTGGACAAGGTGGACGGCAAGGTCGCCTCCGCTTCGATTGCAATGACCAACCTCAGCGACACGCCGGTTTTTTCGGCGGATGCGGCGGCGGCCCTGGTGGGCACCGATTGCGGCGCTGATGCCATGGCAGATGCAGTCACGGCCATGCTGGGCGACATCGACCCGACCGAGGACAACCGCGGACCGGTCGAGTTCAAGAAACACGTGGCTGGCGTCATCCTGCGCCGGGCCATCGAACGCGCCTGGTCGCGGGCCTGAGGGAGGACATCATGGGAAAACAAATCATCACCCTGACGGTGAACGGCGAAAAGCACGAAGTCGCCGCCGAACCGCGCGAGTTGCTGGTGCACACCCTGCGCGAGACGCTGAACCTCACTGGCC
This genomic stretch from Phaeobacter gallaeciensis harbors:
- a CDS encoding MHYT domain-containing protein — translated: MLDYSHNSLFVLASLAIALIAGFSGLSLTQGASQMSAPVRKIVVSAASVILGSGIWSMHFVAMLGLELPVAYYFDPLVTLISALTAILFMGLALLIVHFGTRTRGKIMLAGVIMGSGIAAMHYIGMSGMELCVPSYTPAQIAMAFAASIALSMASFQVSYGHRSARNIVLGTFGFGIAVFAVHFIAMAGTGFTQSAEYTTFVPPMSRGVLAFGVTLSAFVLSGSFLLSGATFATRLSGEGTAQTGQADVQPPVAEEIDPAATGPEAEVAEISQEARIPYESDARTHFISPDSVSAIRAEGHYTVLYSGEAKLFCPWSISEAETRTATGSFIRTHRSYLVNLAHVTSFERKKDNGVCYFDETPALPKVPVSRSRLSEVRAKLGM
- a CDS encoding FAD binding domain-containing protein, with product MIPSEFEYHRPGSIDAALAVLQEHGDDARVMAGGHSLIPMMKLRMADVPHLIDLQSIAELKGIAVDGGTVTIGAMTTQHELITNDDLVRAAPIMREAALLIADPQVRYVGTIGGNVANGDPGNDMPGLMQCLDATFTLQGPDGTREVQARDFYEAAYMTDREDDEILTEISFAVPKGGQAYEKQKRKIGDYATAAAAVILDKVDGKVASASIAMTNLSDTPVFSADAAAALVGTDCGADAMADAVTAMLGDIDPTEDNRGPVEFKKHVAGVILRRAIERAWSRA